One genomic segment of Gossypium arboreum isolate Shixiya-1 chromosome 3, ASM2569848v2, whole genome shotgun sequence includes these proteins:
- the LOC108464510 gene encoding zinc finger CCCH domain-containing protein 6: protein MRGVHKSKKVTWASDVNLCQVRLFLSEESPSQVGVGGQDHLQAKTSLVSHINGATGDDFLPPGFEGAHSTSHPQINLLEIATIKWRCPLRFILDLNWQVVAGEESEEVEIQNQREVRVLEAVYPRPSAIPTNSSVSADVENCDYDDQQTPQIPITPIEDEDASTETPISSQPQWLAPGILPPLRGSMPSVSSGSADEKPASGMILNVEPGVAAAAFAAVNQNNEPGNMIDPEFLVKILSNPRLIEKLVTDYGVASGAQNLPESTSPLATSPNPPPPVNLSNPFPAHINRTENGTASLSATSSGTFYAQPNGVGVGPSNKQGLAPNPHPISVSAAVGLPQKKDVNYYKNLIQQHGGERQEPAQKFNSRYNQHLRPNQELINNTKSRDSRPKIMKPCMYFNSSRGCRNGANCAYQHDTSSHQNSGNNVAEVPNTKRMKMDREISG from the exons ATGCGAGGAGTGCACAAATCAAAAAAGGTTACTTGGGCATCAGACGTTAACCTTTGTCAG GTAAGGTTGTTTCTATCAGAGGAATCACCTTCACAAGTTGGGGTGGGTGGTCAAGATCACCTCCAAGCAAAAACATCGTTGGTATCACATATAAATGGGGCTACTGGGGATGACTTTCTGCCTCCGGGATTCGAAGGAGCTCATTCTACAAGTCATCCGCAGATTAACTTGCTAGAAATTGCTACCATTAAATGGAGATGTCCTCTCAGG TTTATTTTGGACTTGAATTGGCAAGTTGTTGCCGGAGAGGAAAGTGAAGAGGTGGAGATTCAAAATCAGAGAGAAGTGAGAGTGCTTGAAGCTGTTTATCCTCGCCCATCTGCAATTCCTACAAA CTCTTCTGTTTCAGCAGACGTGGAAAATTGTGACTATGACGATCAGCAAACTCCTCAAATACCCATCACTCCTATTGAAGATGAGGATGCTTCAACTGAAACTCCCATTAGTTCACAGCCACAGTGGTTGGCTCCTGGTATTTTACCTCCTCTGCGTGGCAGTATGCCAAGTGTTTCAAGTGGCTCAGCTGATGAAAAACCTGCTTCTGGGATGATCCTTAATGTTGAACCCGGTGTAGCAGCTGCTGCCTTTGCTGCAGTTAACCAAAACAATGAACCTGGAAACATGATTGATCCGGAGTTTCTCGTTAAAATTCTCAGCAATCCCAGATTGATTGAGAAATTAGTTACTGATTATGGAGTGGCTTCAGGTGCTCAAAACTTACCTGAATCAACATCCCCTCTGGCAACTTCTCCCAATCCACCCCCACCTGTAAATCTCTCCAACCCATTTCCTGCCCACATCAATAGAACAGAAAATGGTACTGCATCCTTATCAGCTACTTCTAGTGGAACTTTTTATGCTCAGCCTAATGGGGTTGGAGTTGGACCGTCAAATAAACAAGGTCTTGCACCCAATCCCCATCCAATATCTGTTTCAGCAGCTGTTGGACTTCCCCAGAAAAAGGATGTAAACTATTACAAGAACTTGATTCAGCAACATGGAGGAGAAAGACAAGAGCCAGCTCAGAAGTTCAACAGCCGATACAACCAGCACCTAAGACCAAACCAAGAACTAATAAACAACACCAAATCGAGAGATTCTAGACCGAAGATAATGAAGCCTTGTATGTACTTTAACAGTTCCAGGGGATGCAGGAATGGAGCCAATTGTGCATACCAACATGATACATCTTCCCACCAGAACAGTGGGAATAATGTTGCGGAGGTGCCGAATACaaagagaatgaaaatggatagAGAGATAAGCGGTTAG